In Arachis hypogaea cultivar Tifrunner chromosome 17, arahy.Tifrunner.gnm2.J5K5, whole genome shotgun sequence, a single window of DNA contains:
- the LOC112767268 gene encoding chalcone synthase-like — protein sequence MGSLGATQEGNGAKGVATILAIGTANPPNIIRQDDYPDFYFRATKSNHLLHLKQKFQRLCKNSMIEKRHFLYNEDLLMENPNIGTYGASSLNTRQNILIKEVPKLGKEAAMKAINEWGQPLSEITHLIFYTTSCFGNMPGPDYHLAKLLGLKPTVNRHMIFNNGCHAGGAVLRVAKDIVENNAESRVLVVWVETMVVSFHGPNPNHMDVLVGQALFGDGAAALIIGTDPKPCIEYPLFELVLASQTTIPNTESSIDGRLQEMGLVYYLGKEIPIAISENIDKCLINAFSLVGVNRESSVDWNSLFYAIHPGGPSILNRIEEKLGLKKEKLRASRKVLSQYGNMWSLSVIFVLDELRNWSKIEGKSTCGEGKEWGVLVGFGPGLSLELVVLRSICFDG from the exons ATGGGGAGTTTAGGAGCAACTCAAGAAGGAAATGGAGCAAAGGGTGTGGCCACAATCCTAGCAATTGGTACTGCAAATCCACCCAATATCATTCGCCAAGATGATTACCCTGACTTTTATTTCAGGGCCACCAAAAGCAATCACTTGCTCCACCTTAAACAAAAGTTCCAGCGTTTAT GTAAAAACTCAATGATTGAGAAACGACATTTCCTATACAATGAAGATTTACTCATGGAGAATCCAAACATTGGTACTTATGGAGCTTCCTCACTAAATACTCGACAAAACATACTAATCAAAGAGGTCCCAAAACTTGGCAAGGAAGCAGCAATGAAGGCCATAAACGAATGGGGTCAACCATTGTCAGAAATCACACACCTCATTTTTTACACAACTTCATGCTTTGGAAACATGCCTGGTCCGGATTACCACCTTGCCAAGCTTCTTGGCCTCAAACCAACGGTTAACAGGCACATGATCTTCAATAACGGTTGCCACGCTGGCGGCGCAGTCCTACGTGTCGCGAAGGACATCGTTGAGAACAATGCTGAGTCACGTGTGCTTGTAGTGTGGGTAGAAACCATGGTAGTTTCATTTCATGGCCCTAACCCTAATCACATGGATGTTCTTGTAGGACAAGCCCTATTTGGAGATGGTGCAGCTGCCCTTATTATTGGGACAGACCCTAAACCTTGTATTGAATACCCATTATTTGAACTTGTCTTGGCCTCACAGACAACTATACCTAACACTGAGAGTTCAATCGATGGAAGGTTACAAGAAATGGGGTTGGTTTATTATTTAGGAAAAGAGATTCCCATTGCTATATCCGAAAACATTGACAAGTGTTTGATAAATGCGTTTAGTTTGGTTGGTGTGAATAGAGAGAGTAGTGTTGATTGGAATTCCTTGTTCTATGCTATTCATCCGGGTGGACCATCTATTCTGAATAGGATTGAAGAGAAGCTTGGattgaagaaagagaaattaAGAGCAAGTAGGAAAGTGTTAAGCCAATATGGGAATATGTGGAGCCTTAGTGTGATTTTTGTGTTGGATGAGTTGAGGAACTGGTCTAAGATTGAAGGAAAGAGCACATGTGGTGAAGGAAAAGAATGGGGTGTGTTGGTAGGGTTTGGTCCAGGTTTATCTTTGGAGCTTGTGGTTCTACGAAGTATTTGTTTTGATGGCTAG